In Natronospira bacteriovora, a single window of DNA contains:
- a CDS encoding bifunctional riboflavin kinase/FAD synthetase, translating into MRLIRGRHNLHRARRGGAVTVGNFDGVHLGHQAMLNRARQAVADGPLTVISFEPRPLDYFLGERAPSRVTGLRDRCRLLAAAGVDQFLLLRFDAALAGLSPQRFEEEILVGGLAPDYVLIGDDFRYGKARAGSADSLRVAGRRHGFRLDVMPTVEGEGTRVSSTRIRERLEGGDLEGAARLLGRPVQVSGRVRHGRRLGRELAYPTLNLAVHERLAIRDGVHVARVTLPDGHGVRPAIASLGRRPTVDGRRRLLEVHVFDWQGELYGQHVCVDLLHHLRDEERFEHLEALRAQMDRDSRQARAWLAEQTHTDDRAG; encoded by the coding sequence TTGCGCCTGATTCGTGGCCGTCACAACCTGCACCGGGCCCGCCGGGGCGGGGCCGTGACCGTTGGTAATTTCGATGGTGTGCATCTCGGCCACCAGGCCATGCTGAACCGGGCCCGGCAGGCGGTTGCGGACGGGCCACTGACAGTGATCAGCTTTGAACCCCGGCCTCTGGATTACTTTCTGGGCGAGCGGGCACCGAGCCGGGTGACCGGTCTGCGAGATCGTTGCCGCCTGTTGGCCGCGGCCGGTGTGGATCAGTTTCTCCTGCTGCGTTTCGACGCCGCACTGGCCGGCCTGTCACCCCAGCGCTTCGAGGAGGAGATTCTCGTCGGGGGACTGGCGCCGGACTATGTTCTGATCGGTGATGATTTCCGCTATGGAAAGGCTCGTGCAGGGAGCGCGGATAGTTTGCGGGTGGCCGGTCGGCGGCATGGGTTTCGCCTGGATGTGATGCCCACGGTCGAGGGTGAGGGCACTCGCGTGTCCAGCACCCGGATCCGCGAGCGCCTGGAGGGCGGCGACCTGGAAGGAGCGGCGCGACTGTTGGGGCGCCCGGTGCAGGTCAGTGGCCGGGTTCGTCACGGGCGCCGTCTGGGACGGGAACTGGCCTATCCCACGCTCAATCTGGCCGTGCATGAACGCCTGGCGATTCGCGACGGGGTCCATGTGGCCCGAGTGACCTTGCCGGATGGGCACGGTGTTCGCCCGGCCATTGCCAGTCTCGGCCGGCGTCCCACCGTGGATGGGCGCCGTCGCCTGCTGGAAGTGCATGTATTCGACTGGCAGGGTGAATTGTATGGGCAGCATGTCTGCGTGGACCTGCTGCATCATCTGCGGGATGAAGAACGTTTCGAGCATCTGGAGGCCCTGAGGGCCCAGATGGACAGAGACAGCCGCCAGGCCCGGGCCTGGCTGGCTGAACAGACACACACAGACGACAGGGCAGGGTGA